The proteins below come from a single Saccharopolyspora sp. SCSIO 74807 genomic window:
- a CDS encoding TetR/AcrR family transcriptional regulator yields MAETKRSTGRAQRPAAAEAGGSQRRAELLAIAADLFAERGFVVTTVREIADAAGILSGSLYYHFDSKESMVDEILREFLDFQQRLYDEVLHEKTDPRGTITELVRQSFRAMNEYRSAVTIYQNEAKYLQQFERFSYLRRAANDFERTWMKVLQQGQQAGIFRSDLNVKIAYRFIRDTVWTTVHWYNPRGRLNADVIAEQHITILCEGIMTGQG; encoded by the coding sequence ATGGCGGAGACCAAGCGCTCGACCGGTCGCGCGCAGCGCCCGGCGGCGGCTGAGGCGGGCGGTTCGCAGCGGCGCGCGGAGCTGCTGGCGATCGCCGCCGACCTGTTCGCCGAGCGCGGTTTCGTGGTCACCACCGTGCGCGAGATCGCCGACGCCGCGGGCATCCTCTCCGGCAGCCTCTACTACCACTTCGATTCCAAGGAATCGATGGTCGACGAGATCCTGCGCGAGTTCCTGGACTTCCAGCAGCGGCTCTACGACGAGGTGCTGCACGAGAAGACCGACCCGCGCGGCACCATCACCGAGCTGGTCCGGCAGTCGTTCCGCGCGATGAACGAATACCGCTCGGCGGTCACGATCTACCAGAACGAGGCGAAATACCTCCAGCAGTTCGAGCGCTTCAGCTACCTGCGCCGCGCCGCGAACGACTTCGAGCGCACCTGGATGAAGGTGCTGCAGCAGGGCCAGCAGGCCGGGATCTTCCGCAGCGACCTCAACGTGAAGATCGCCTACCGGTTCATCCGGGACACCGTTTGGACCACGGTGCACTGGTACAACCCGCGCGGCCGGTTGAACGCCGACGTGATCGCCGAGCAGCACATCACGATCCTGTGCGAAGGGATCATGACCGGGCAGGGGTGA
- a CDS encoding CoA-transferase codes for MRDKQVNVDEIVGSLRDGMTIGIGGWGSRRKPMALVRAILRSQLRDLTLVSYGGPDVGLLAAAGKLRKVVYGFVSLDSIPLDPHFRAARQRGELEVAEYDEGMILAGLRAAAARVPFHPTRAGIGSDVPALNPGLRTVRSPYDDGEELMAMPALRLDAALVHLNRADRHGNAQYLGPDPYFDDLMCAAADRGYVTCEQVVPTEELLQKAPVQSLLLNRTHTDAVAETPNGAHFTSCVPDYERDEAFQRRYAASASDEESWRAFRDEFLSGDEQAYQAAVRAPEVAQ; via the coding sequence GTGCGGGACAAGCAGGTCAACGTCGACGAGATCGTCGGATCGTTGCGGGACGGCATGACCATCGGCATCGGCGGCTGGGGATCGCGGCGCAAACCGATGGCGCTGGTGCGCGCCATCCTGCGCTCGCAGCTTCGCGATCTGACGCTGGTGTCCTACGGCGGTCCGGACGTGGGATTGCTGGCGGCGGCGGGCAAGTTGCGCAAGGTCGTCTACGGGTTCGTCTCGCTGGATTCGATCCCGCTGGACCCGCACTTCCGGGCGGCGCGCCAGCGCGGGGAGCTCGAAGTCGCCGAGTACGACGAGGGGATGATCCTCGCCGGGCTGCGCGCGGCGGCGGCGCGGGTGCCGTTCCACCCGACGCGGGCCGGAATCGGCTCCGACGTGCCCGCGTTGAACCCGGGGCTGCGGACCGTGCGCTCTCCCTACGACGACGGCGAAGAGCTGATGGCGATGCCTGCGCTGCGCCTCGATGCCGCGCTGGTGCATCTCAACCGCGCCGACCGGCACGGCAACGCGCAATACCTCGGGCCGGACCCCTACTTCGACGATCTGATGTGCGCGGCGGCCGATCGCGGCTACGTCACCTGCGAACAGGTGGTGCCCACCGAGGAACTGCTGCAGAAGGCCCCGGTGCAGTCGTTGCTGCTGAACCGGACGCACACCGACGCCGTGGCCGAGACGCCGAACGGCGCGCACTTCACCAGCTGCGTCCCCGACTACGAGCGGGACGAGGCTTTCCAGCGGCGGTACGCGGCCAGCGCCTCCGACGAGGAGAGCTGGCGGGCGTTCCGCGACGAGTTCCTCAGCGGCGACGAGCAGGCCTACCAGGCCGCCGTCCGGGCACCGGAGGTGGCGCAGTGA
- a CDS encoding MBL fold metallo-hydrolase, with product MASVDVAHGRHDWLRAGAFEVAPGVHRIPLPMPGDGLRAVNVYAIRDGDGLVLVDSGWAIPEARAALETALGELGCGLGDVRRYLITHLHRDHYTLGIELRSTFGTPVAVGAGERPSLEVLLAGTHDQQLSQLDRGGATELAELIRSAKGPETERPEEGFEHPDEWLEGGAEIELTDRTLRVVDTPGHTRGHVVFVDERNSLLFAGDHVLPHITPSIGLEAARTELPLGDYLDSLRRVRELPDLRLLPAHGPVTGSAHSRVDELLAHHEDRLDRTERAVRTGAATAREVAGELGWTRRERSFTDLDPFNQVLAVGETAAHLDVLVARDRLHRVVDGVARYRAI from the coding sequence TTGGCAAGCGTCGACGTGGCGCACGGGCGGCACGACTGGCTGCGCGCCGGCGCGTTCGAGGTGGCGCCGGGGGTGCACCGCATCCCGCTGCCGATGCCGGGCGACGGGCTGCGCGCGGTCAACGTGTACGCGATCCGGGACGGCGACGGGCTCGTGCTGGTGGACTCCGGCTGGGCCATCCCGGAAGCCCGCGCCGCGCTCGAGACCGCGCTGGGCGAGCTGGGCTGCGGCCTCGGTGACGTGCGCCGCTACCTGATCACGCACCTGCACCGGGACCACTACACCCTGGGCATCGAGCTGCGCAGCACGTTCGGCACTCCCGTGGCGGTGGGCGCCGGGGAGCGGCCGTCGCTGGAGGTTCTGCTGGCGGGCACGCACGATCAGCAGCTGTCCCAGCTGGACCGGGGCGGCGCGACCGAGCTCGCCGAACTCATCCGCTCCGCGAAGGGCCCCGAGACCGAGCGGCCCGAGGAAGGTTTCGAGCACCCCGACGAATGGCTCGAGGGCGGTGCCGAGATCGAACTCACCGACCGCACCCTGCGAGTCGTCGACACTCCCGGCCACACCCGCGGGCACGTCGTGTTCGTCGACGAGCGGAACTCGCTGCTGTTCGCCGGGGACCACGTGCTGCCGCACATCACGCCGTCCATCGGGCTCGAAGCCGCGCGGACGGAGCTGCCGCTGGGTGACTACCTCGACTCGCTGCGGCGCGTGCGCGAACTCCCGGACCTGCGGCTGCTGCCCGCGCACGGGCCGGTGACCGGCAGCGCGCACTCCCGGGTGGACGAACTGCTCGCGCACCACGAGGACCGGCTCGACCGGACCGAGCGGGCCGTCCGCACCGGGGCGGCGACGGCCCGCGAAGTCGCGGGTGAACTCGGGTGGACCCGGCGCGAGCGGTCCTTCACCGACCTCGACCCGTTCAACCAGGTCCTGGCCGTGGGTGAAACCGCGGCGCACCTGGACGTACTCGTCGCGCGCGACCGGCTGCACCGGGTCGTGGACGGGGTGGCGAGGTACCGGGCGATCTGA
- a CDS encoding SDR family oxidoreductase — MGVEIDLSGRVVLVTGGTRGIGAGISEVLLRAGARVHVCSRGEPERLPEDDGVRAEFVQADVRDPEQVDGLIEEVVRRSGRLDSVVNNAGGAPPADTATASPRFHSKIVELNLLAPLLVCQRAWPVMRESGGSMTMISSVAAQRAAPTIAAYAAAKAGVESLTRTLALEFAPSVRVNAVSVGVARTDNFREHFGADAEQSGFAETIPMGRPAEPVEVGNACAFLASPLAEYLTGAVLAVDGGGEPHPHLKQLAREFSRD, encoded by the coding sequence GTGGGCGTCGAGATCGACCTTTCCGGCCGAGTGGTGCTGGTGACCGGCGGAACGCGCGGCATCGGCGCCGGAATCTCCGAAGTACTGTTGCGGGCAGGGGCGCGGGTGCACGTCTGCTCGCGCGGCGAACCCGAGCGGCTGCCCGAAGACGACGGCGTTCGCGCCGAGTTCGTGCAAGCGGACGTGCGCGATCCCGAGCAGGTGGACGGGCTGATCGAGGAGGTCGTGCGCCGCAGCGGCAGGCTCGACTCGGTGGTGAACAACGCCGGTGGGGCACCGCCCGCGGACACCGCGACCGCGTCGCCCCGGTTCCACTCCAAGATCGTCGAGCTGAACCTGCTGGCACCGCTGCTGGTGTGCCAGCGGGCTTGGCCGGTGATGCGCGAGAGCGGCGGCTCGATGACCATGATCAGCAGCGTTGCCGCGCAGCGCGCCGCGCCCACCATCGCCGCTTACGCCGCGGCCAAGGCCGGGGTGGAAAGCCTCACCCGCACCCTCGCGCTGGAGTTCGCGCCGAGCGTGCGGGTCAACGCGGTGTCCGTCGGGGTGGCCCGCACCGACAACTTCCGGGAGCACTTCGGCGCGGACGCCGAGCAGTCCGGCTTCGCCGAGACCATCCCGATGGGCAGGCCCGCCGAGCCGGTCGAGGTCGGCAACGCCTGCGCGTTCCTGGCCTCGCCGCTGGCCGAATACCTCACCGGCGCGGTGCTGGCCGTGGACGGCGGCGGCGAACCGCACCCGCACCTCAAGCAGCTCGCCCGGGAATTTTCCCGGGACTGA
- the kstR gene encoding cholesterol catabolism transcriptional regulator KstR — protein sequence MGTTPRRGSAAAQPVSLLADQGGSAAQNARRKRIIDATIALAGKGGYEAVQMRAVAERADVALGTLYRYFPSKIHLLVTGLAREFERSQERLDRAKIPGETPYDRVLYVLGRTTRTMQRNPQLTEAMTRAFMFADTSAANEVDAVGSLTETLFSGAMVTGEDEPTEEQRAIARVIADVWLSNLVAWVTRRASATDVSNRLELTVRLLLR from the coding sequence ATGGGTACGACGCCGCGACGCGGCTCCGCTGCGGCGCAACCGGTCAGTCTGCTGGCCGACCAGGGCGGGTCCGCGGCGCAGAACGCGCGCCGCAAACGCATCATCGACGCCACCATCGCCCTGGCCGGAAAGGGCGGGTACGAGGCGGTGCAGATGCGCGCCGTGGCCGAACGCGCCGACGTGGCGCTGGGCACGCTCTACCGCTACTTCCCGTCCAAGATCCACCTGCTGGTGACCGGCCTGGCGCGCGAGTTCGAGCGTTCCCAGGAACGGCTGGACCGCGCCAAGATCCCCGGTGAGACCCCGTACGACCGGGTGCTGTACGTACTCGGCCGCACGACCCGCACCATGCAGCGCAACCCGCAGCTGACCGAGGCGATGACCCGGGCGTTCATGTTCGCCGACACCTCGGCGGCGAACGAGGTGGACGCCGTCGGCTCGCTGACCGAGACGCTGTTCAGCGGCGCCATGGTCACCGGCGAGGACGAGCCGACCGAAGAGCAGCGCGCGATCGCCCGGGTGATCGCGGACGTCTGGCTGTCCAACCTGGTCGCCTGGGTGACCAGGCGCGCTTCGGCGACCGACGTGTCGAACCGGCTGGAGCTGACCGTTCGGCTGCTGCTGCGCTGA
- a CDS encoding CoA-transferase subunit beta, whose product MNAEVTRAEICAVACADTWRDAGEVLASPIGLIPSLGARLARMTTAPDLLLTDGEALLTAEPPPLGREGGVVEGWMPYRQVLDLLAGGRRRVMMGATQIDRYGNQNISRIGPWDRPKVQLIGVRGAPGNSVNHTTNYWVPKHGKRIFVGSVDLVSGVGHDRDGGPFHDVQVVVTDLGVLDFAGPDSAMRLRSVHPGVTVEQVQDSTGFELDTGSVEQTRMPSDVELELIRTVLDPDGLRHQEVPA is encoded by the coding sequence GTGAACGCAGAAGTGACCCGCGCGGAGATCTGCGCCGTCGCCTGCGCCGACACCTGGCGCGACGCGGGCGAGGTGCTGGCGTCGCCGATCGGGCTGATCCCCTCGCTCGGCGCCCGGCTCGCCCGGATGACCACCGCACCGGACCTGCTGCTTACCGACGGCGAGGCGCTGCTGACCGCCGAACCACCGCCGCTCGGCCGGGAAGGCGGCGTCGTCGAGGGCTGGATGCCCTACCGGCAGGTGCTCGACCTGCTCGCCGGCGGCCGCAGGCGGGTGATGATGGGCGCCACCCAGATCGACCGCTACGGCAACCAGAACATCTCCCGGATCGGCCCGTGGGACCGGCCGAAGGTGCAGCTGATCGGGGTGCGCGGCGCGCCGGGCAACTCGGTCAACCACACCACGAACTACTGGGTTCCCAAGCACGGCAAGCGGATCTTCGTGGGGTCGGTGGACCTGGTCTCCGGTGTCGGGCACGACCGGGACGGCGGGCCCTTCCACGACGTGCAGGTGGTCGTCACCGATCTCGGCGTGCTCGACTTCGCCGGGCCGGATTCCGCGATGCGGCTGCGTTCGGTGCATCCCGGGGTCACGGTCGAGCAGGTGCAGGACAGCACCGGGTTCGAGCTGGACACCGGCTCGGTGGAGCAGACCCGGATGCCGTCCGATGTGGAATTGGAGCTGATCCGCACGGTCCTCGACCCGGACGGTCTGCGGCACCAGGAGGTTCCGGCGTGA
- a CDS encoding glycosyltransferase family 4 protein produces MRIALLSYRSKPHVGGQGVYVRNLSRELAGLGHRVEVFSGPPYPELDPGVELTKVPSLDLYRDPDPFRTPHWREFRDSTDVLELATMWSAGFPEPLTFTLRAAKLLRQRASEFDVVHDNQSLGYGLLGLRKAGLPLVATVHHPITHDRRLELAAAKGWRKLGVRRWYGFLRMQRRVVQRIPELLTVSESSARDIVEDFQVRPDRLRVVPLGVDHEVFEPPQTPRVPGRIVAMASADTPLKGIGTLLEAVAKLRTEREVELVLVADPTPGGPTDRLIDELGIQDAVRTVSGISDEELAALLGSAEIACVPSLYEGFSLPTVESMSCATPLVVSRAGAIPEVVGPDGECADLVPPGDAEALAGALGAQFDDPARRRRLGASGRRRVLSRYSWASVAAATAECYAEAVEAGTEMAADQC; encoded by the coding sequence GTGCGAATAGCTCTTTTGTCCTATCGGAGCAAGCCGCACGTCGGCGGGCAGGGCGTCTACGTCCGGAACCTGAGCCGGGAACTGGCCGGGCTCGGGCACCGCGTCGAGGTCTTCTCCGGCCCGCCGTACCCGGAGCTGGATCCGGGCGTCGAGCTCACCAAGGTGCCCAGCCTGGACCTGTACCGGGATCCGGACCCGTTCCGCACCCCGCACTGGCGCGAGTTCCGGGACTCCACCGACGTGCTCGAACTCGCGACCATGTGGTCGGCGGGCTTCCCGGAGCCGCTGACGTTCACGCTGCGCGCGGCGAAGCTGCTGCGCCAGCGGGCGTCGGAGTTCGACGTCGTGCACGACAACCAGTCCCTCGGCTACGGCTTGCTCGGCCTGCGCAAGGCGGGATTGCCGCTGGTGGCGACGGTGCACCACCCGATCACGCACGATCGGCGGCTGGAGCTGGCCGCGGCCAAGGGCTGGCGCAAGCTCGGCGTCCGCCGGTGGTACGGCTTCCTGCGGATGCAGCGCCGCGTGGTGCAGCGCATCCCCGAGCTGCTGACCGTCTCCGAATCCTCCGCCCGCGACATCGTCGAGGACTTCCAGGTGCGGCCGGACCGGCTGCGGGTGGTGCCGCTCGGCGTCGATCACGAGGTGTTCGAGCCGCCGCAGACGCCGCGGGTCCCGGGCCGGATCGTCGCGATGGCCAGCGCGGACACCCCGCTGAAGGGCATCGGCACGCTGCTGGAAGCGGTGGCGAAGCTGCGCACCGAGCGGGAGGTGGAGCTGGTGCTGGTGGCGGACCCGACGCCGGGCGGCCCGACCGATCGGCTGATCGACGAGCTCGGCATCCAGGACGCGGTGCGCACGGTCAGCGGGATCAGCGACGAGGAGCTGGCCGCGCTGCTCGGTTCGGCGGAGATCGCGTGCGTGCCGTCGCTGTACGAGGGCTTTTCGCTGCCCACCGTGGAATCCATGTCCTGCGCGACACCGCTGGTGGTCAGCCGTGCGGGCGCGATCCCGGAGGTGGTCGGACCGGACGGGGAGTGCGCCGACCTGGTACCGCCCGGCGACGCGGAAGCGCTGGCCGGGGCGCTCGGTGCGCAGTTCGACGATCCGGCGCGCAGGCGGCGGCTGGGGGCCTCCGGCAGGCGCCGGGTGCTGAGCCGGTATAGCTGGGCTTCGGTGGCCGCGGCCACCGCCGAGTGTTACGCAGAAGCGGTTGAAGCGGGAACGGAAATGGCGGCTGACCAGTGCTGA
- a CDS encoding enoyl-CoA hydratase family protein — protein sequence MSTRIRRHDNGIVVLTMDNPPVNALPAHGWQELAESLRQAGADERTRVVVLQAEGRGFNAGVDIKELTADPGHSKLVAVNHGCYEAFKSVYECPVPVISAVHGFCLGGGIGLVGNSDIIIASADATFGLPEVDRGALGAATHLQRLVPQHYARAMFYTGRTATAHDLARFGSVWEVVEPERLHDAALELAGSIADKEPLVVRRAKEALNGIDPVDVNRSYRFEQGFTFELNLSGVSDRAREAFVDGERPADG from the coding sequence ATGAGCACGAGAATCCGGCGCCACGACAACGGGATCGTGGTGCTGACCATGGACAACCCACCGGTGAACGCGCTGCCCGCGCACGGCTGGCAGGAACTCGCGGAGTCGCTGCGGCAGGCCGGTGCGGACGAGCGGACCCGCGTCGTGGTGCTGCAGGCCGAAGGCCGCGGCTTCAACGCGGGCGTGGACATCAAGGAACTCACCGCGGATCCCGGGCACAGCAAGCTCGTCGCCGTGAACCACGGCTGCTACGAGGCGTTCAAGAGCGTCTACGAGTGCCCGGTCCCGGTGATCAGCGCGGTGCACGGGTTCTGCCTCGGCGGCGGCATCGGCCTGGTGGGCAACTCGGACATCATCATCGCCTCCGCGGACGCGACGTTCGGACTGCCCGAAGTGGACCGCGGTGCGCTCGGCGCGGCCACGCACCTGCAACGGCTCGTGCCGCAGCACTACGCGCGGGCGATGTTCTACACCGGCCGCACCGCGACCGCGCACGACTTGGCGCGGTTCGGCTCGGTGTGGGAGGTCGTCGAACCGGAGCGGCTGCACGACGCCGCGCTGGAGCTGGCCGGCTCGATCGCGGACAAGGAACCGCTGGTCGTGCGCCGGGCCAAGGAAGCGCTCAACGGCATCGACCCGGTCGACGTCAACCGCAGCTACCGGTTCGAGCAGGGCTTCACCTTCGAACTCAACCTCAGCGGTGTCTCCGACCGGGCGCGGGAGGCGTTCGTCGACGGCGAGCGCCCGGCGGACGGGTGA
- a CDS encoding SDR family oxidoreductase has product MGTIAITGSASGIGAATRERLEQQGHRVLGVDMHGAEVACDLGTGEGRAEAVNRITAECDGRLDGLVTCAGIPGVPTRQGSALVSVNYFGTVALLRGLRPALAAAERPAVVCLSSNSATCQPNWPVPVAEACFADEEERARELADEHGAVGAYPATKAAIAWYVRSHAPAAEWTGAGIRLNAVAPGHIETGMTAEVRRDPALGEALEAFPTPRGAPGRPAEVAALIDFLLGAEGALLCGSVVYADGGTDAALRPKDWPAVWSL; this is encoded by the coding sequence ATGGGCACCATCGCGATCACCGGTTCGGCATCGGGCATCGGTGCGGCGACCCGCGAACGGCTCGAACAGCAGGGGCACCGGGTGCTCGGCGTCGACATGCACGGAGCCGAGGTCGCGTGCGACCTCGGGACGGGCGAAGGGCGCGCGGAGGCCGTGAACCGGATCACCGCGGAGTGCGATGGCCGCCTCGACGGCCTGGTGACCTGCGCGGGCATTCCCGGCGTTCCGACGCGGCAGGGGTCAGCGCTGGTGTCGGTGAACTACTTCGGCACCGTCGCCCTGCTGCGCGGCCTGCGTCCGGCGCTGGCTGCCGCCGAGCGACCGGCCGTGGTGTGCCTGAGCTCGAATTCCGCGACGTGCCAACCGAATTGGCCGGTACCGGTCGCCGAAGCCTGCTTCGCCGACGAAGAGGAGCGGGCGCGGGAACTGGCCGACGAGCACGGAGCCGTCGGCGCATACCCGGCGACGAAGGCCGCGATCGCCTGGTACGTGCGCAGCCACGCGCCCGCGGCGGAGTGGACCGGCGCCGGTATCCGCCTCAACGCCGTCGCGCCCGGGCACATCGAGACGGGCATGACCGCCGAGGTGCGGCGCGATCCGGCGCTGGGTGAAGCGCTCGAAGCCTTCCCCACTCCGCGCGGAGCTCCCGGACGTCCGGCGGAGGTGGCCGCGCTGATCGACTTCTTGCTCGGCGCGGAAGGCGCGCTGCTGTGCGGCTCGGTCGTCTACGCCGACGGCGGCACCGACGCCGCGCTGCGCCCGAAGGACTGGCCTGCGGTCTGGTCGCTGTAG
- a CDS encoding nitronate monooxygenase family protein translates to MSGLGTALTRLVGVRHPVVQTGMGWVAGPRLVSATAEAGGLGVLASATMTMDQLRSAVREVRERTEEPFGVNLRADAGDAEERVDLLIREGVRVASFALAPDKRLIGKLKDAGIVVIPSVGAKRHAEKVASWGADAVLVQGGEGGGHTGSVATTLLLPQVVDAVDIPVIAAGGFFDGRGLAAALCYGAAGIGMGTRFLLTSDSAVPDEVKQRYLAAASGDTLVTSRVDGLPHRMLRTGLTDAAESASRLRRLPGALRQAAAFKAMSGMSWKQLISDGIAMRRNSELPWSAVLLAANTPMLIKAGLVDGHADAGVLPAGQSVGMIGELPSCAELIERIVDEAVRALESASRGPRESAS, encoded by the coding sequence GTGAGCGGGCTCGGCACGGCGCTGACCCGGCTCGTCGGCGTGCGGCATCCCGTGGTGCAGACCGGAATGGGCTGGGTGGCCGGTCCGCGGCTCGTGTCGGCCACCGCCGAAGCGGGCGGGCTCGGCGTGCTCGCCTCCGCGACGATGACCATGGATCAGTTGCGCTCGGCGGTCCGGGAAGTGCGCGAGCGCACCGAGGAACCGTTCGGCGTGAACCTGCGGGCCGACGCGGGCGACGCGGAGGAGCGCGTGGACCTGCTGATCCGGGAAGGCGTGCGAGTCGCCTCGTTCGCCCTGGCGCCGGACAAGCGGCTGATCGGCAAGCTCAAGGACGCGGGCATCGTCGTGATCCCCTCGGTCGGTGCCAAGCGGCACGCGGAGAAGGTCGCCTCCTGGGGCGCCGACGCCGTGCTCGTGCAGGGCGGCGAAGGCGGCGGGCACACCGGCTCGGTCGCCACCACGCTGCTGTTGCCGCAGGTCGTCGACGCCGTGGACATTCCGGTGATCGCCGCGGGCGGGTTCTTCGACGGCCGCGGGCTGGCCGCCGCGCTGTGCTACGGCGCCGCGGGCATCGGGATGGGCACGCGGTTCCTGCTGACCAGCGACAGCGCCGTGCCGGACGAGGTGAAGCAGCGGTACCTGGCGGCAGCGTCCGGGGACACCCTGGTCACTTCGCGGGTCGACGGGCTGCCGCACCGGATGCTGCGCACCGGGCTCACCGACGCGGCCGAGTCCGCGAGCCGGTTGCGCCGCCTGCCGGGCGCGCTGCGGCAAGCGGCCGCGTTCAAGGCGATGAGCGGCATGTCCTGGAAGCAGCTGATCAGCGACGGAATCGCGATGCGCCGCAACAGCGAACTGCCGTGGAGCGCGGTGCTGCTGGCCGCGAACACGCCGATGCTGATCAAGGCCGGTCTGGTGGACGGTCACGCCGACGCGGGCGTGCTGCCCGCCGGGCAATCCGTGGGAATGATCGGCGAACTGCCCAGCTGCGCCGAACTCATCGAGCGGATCGTGGACGAGGCCGTGCGCGCGCTCGAATCCGCTTCGCGCGGCCCGCGGGAATCCGCTTCGTGA
- a CDS encoding acetyl-CoA C-acetyltransferase, whose translation MTEAYIVEALRTPVGKRGGGLSGVHPADLSAHVIRAVVERTGIDPGRVDDVLWGCVDAVGAQAGNIGRTGWLAAGYPEHVPGVTIDRQCGSSQQAVHFGAQAVLSGTDDLVIAGGVANMSGIPIGSALRAADGLDFPIAYGPGSGSTGWQRRYGDEEVTQFQGAELIAEKWGISRADMEEFALTSHRRAVEAADAGHFDAELAPIEGVTSDEGPRRDTSREKLAGLKELRPGGRLTAGVSSQISDGASALLIASERAVAEHGLTPRARVHHLSVRGDDPVFMLSAPIAATRHALEKSGLSAADIDVVEINEAFASVVLAWQQEIGIDPAKVNPNGGAIALGHPLGATGTKLMATLLSELERTGGRYGLQTMCEGGGTANVTILERL comes from the coding sequence ATGACCGAGGCGTACATCGTGGAGGCCCTGCGGACACCGGTCGGCAAGCGCGGCGGCGGGCTCAGCGGCGTGCATCCCGCGGACCTGTCCGCGCACGTGATCCGGGCCGTCGTCGAACGCACCGGCATCGACCCGGGGCGGGTGGACGACGTGCTCTGGGGTTGCGTGGACGCCGTGGGCGCGCAGGCGGGCAACATCGGCCGCACCGGCTGGCTCGCGGCCGGTTATCCCGAGCACGTCCCCGGCGTCACCATCGACCGGCAGTGCGGGTCCTCGCAGCAGGCGGTGCACTTCGGTGCGCAGGCGGTGCTCAGCGGCACGGACGACCTGGTCATCGCGGGCGGTGTGGCGAACATGAGCGGCATCCCGATCGGCAGCGCGCTGCGCGCGGCCGACGGCCTGGACTTCCCGATCGCCTACGGTCCCGGTTCCGGTTCCACCGGCTGGCAACGCCGCTACGGCGACGAGGAGGTCACCCAGTTCCAGGGCGCCGAGCTCATCGCGGAGAAGTGGGGCATCTCCCGCGCCGACATGGAGGAGTTCGCCCTGACCAGCCACCGGCGGGCGGTCGAAGCGGCCGACGCGGGGCACTTCGACGCGGAGCTCGCGCCGATCGAGGGCGTCACCAGCGATGAAGGGCCGCGGCGCGACACCAGCCGGGAAAAGCTCGCCGGGCTCAAGGAGCTGCGTCCGGGCGGACGGCTCACGGCTGGCGTGTCCAGCCAGATCTCCGACGGGGCGTCAGCGCTGCTGATCGCGTCGGAGCGGGCGGTCGCCGAGCACGGCCTGACGCCGCGGGCGCGGGTGCACCACCTCAGCGTTCGCGGCGACGATCCCGTGTTCATGCTCAGCGCACCCATCGCGGCCACCCGGCACGCGCTGGAGAAGTCCGGGCTCTCGGCCGCGGACATCGACGTGGTGGAGATCAACGAGGCGTTCGCCAGCGTCGTGCTGGCCTGGCAGCAGGAGATCGGCATCGACCCGGCCAAGGTCAACCCCAACGGCGGCGCCATCGCGCTCGGCCACCCGCTCGGCGCGACCGGCACGAAGCTGATGGCGACGCTGCTCTCCGAACTGGAGCGCACCGGCGGCCGGTACGGGCTGCAGACGATGTGCGAGGGCGGCGGCACCGCCAACGTCACCATCCTCGAGCGGCTCTAG
- a CDS encoding SDR family oxidoreductase translates to MPGICEGRVVVVTGAARGLGRAHALEFARHGASVVVNDVGVQLDGTGGDEQPAVEVAAEIRSLGGKAVVDGADVADWDQARQLVARAVDSFGRLDVLVNNAGVVRDRMFVNLSEQEWDDVLRVHLKGHAATMRHAAAHWRDLAKAGEAVDARIINTCSGAGLQGSIGQSNYAAAKAGIAALTVNTAAELGRYGVTVNAIAPSARTRMTEDVFTEAMSQPTDGSFDAMAPENVSPLVAWLGSAESADVTGRVFEVEGGAVRVATGWRHGAEHDAGRRWSPTELGPVVRDLLDRDPRPEPVYGTT, encoded by the coding sequence GTGCCCGGCATCTGCGAAGGCAGGGTCGTCGTCGTGACGGGCGCGGCCCGGGGTTTGGGCCGCGCGCACGCGCTGGAGTTCGCTCGCCACGGAGCTTCGGTGGTGGTCAACGACGTCGGCGTGCAGCTCGACGGCACCGGCGGTGACGAGCAGCCCGCTGTCGAAGTCGCCGCGGAAATCCGTTCGCTGGGCGGGAAAGCGGTCGTCGACGGGGCGGACGTGGCCGACTGGGATCAGGCCCGGCAGCTCGTGGCGCGGGCCGTGGACAGCTTCGGCAGGCTCGACGTGCTGGTCAACAACGCCGGTGTCGTGCGGGACCGGATGTTCGTGAACCTCTCCGAGCAGGAGTGGGACGACGTGCTGCGGGTGCACCTCAAAGGCCACGCCGCGACCATGCGGCACGCCGCGGCGCACTGGCGGGACCTGGCGAAGGCCGGGGAGGCCGTCGACGCGCGGATCATCAACACCTGCTCCGGTGCCGGTCTGCAGGGCAGCATCGGCCAGAGCAACTACGCCGCGGCGAAAGCCGGGATCGCCGCGCTCACCGTGAACACCGCCGCCGAACTCGGCCGCTACGGCGTCACCGTCAACGCGATCGCGCCGTCCGCGCGCACCCGCATGACCGAGGACGTGTTCACCGAAGCCATGTCGCAGCCCACCGACGGGAGTTTCGACGCGATGGCGCCGGAGAACGTCTCACCGCTGGTGGCGTGGCTGGGCAGCGCGGAATCCGCCGACGTCACCGGGCGGGTCTTCGAGGTGGAGGGCGGCGCGGTCCGCGTCGCCACCGGCTGGCGCCACGGCGCCGAGCACGACGCGGGCCGCCGCTGGTCCCCTACCGAACTCGGTCCCGTCGTCCGCGACCTGCTCGACCGGGATCCGCGCCCGGAACCCGTCTACGGCACCACCTGA